In the genome of Planctomyces sp. SH-PL62, the window ACGTAGAAATCCTTGAGGGCTTCCAGGTCGGCCGCGTAGATCGCGAAGTGTTCCAGACGCGCCATGGGTCGCTCAGCCTTTCCGTGACTTCTTCGTCGCCTTGATCCCGGCCAGGTCCAGGATCACCTTCCACTCGGCGTCGGACACCGGCTGCACCGAGAGCCGGCTCCCCTTGCGAAGCAGCTCCATCCCGACCAGCGCGGGGATCTCCCGCAGCCTGGCCAGGGCCAGCGGCGGGTCGATGGGCCGCACCGGCTTGATCGTCACCTGGAACCACGTCGGGGCTTCGGGCTTGCTTTTGGGGTCGTGGTAGTGCGAATCGGGGTCGAACGCCAGGGGGTCGGGATGCCCCGCCTCGACGACCTCGGCGATCCCCACGACGGCCGCCGGATCGGCGTTGGAATGGTAGAACAGGACCCCGTCGCCGACCCGGATCGAGTCGCGCAGGAGGTTCCGCGCCTGGTAGTTGCGGACGCCGCCCCAGCCCGTCGTCCCGTCGCGCACGAGGTCGGCGTACGAGTACGAATCCGGCTCGGACTTGAACAGCCAGTACGCCATGCGCGATCTCGCTCCCCCCTCGACATCCCGACGCCCCGGTACTCTATCATGACGAGAGGGTCGCGTCGAGCGACGGCGATCGAGCGACGGCGACAGGGTCGAGAGGCACGTTGATGAGCGATTCGGGAGTGGGCCCCAGCGTCTGCATCCTCACCCCCACCGGCCGGGGGGCCGTGGCCGTGGTGCGCGTGTGGGGGCCCGGAGCCCTCGAAGCGGCCGACGCGGCGTTCCGCCCGGCCTACGGCAAGAATCTGGCGGCGACGCCCCCGCGTCGCCCCCGCTTCGGCCGCCTCGGCGCGGGGCTGGGGGACGAGGTCGTCGCGGTGGTGCTCGACGGCGAGCCGGGCGGGGTCGAGATCCAGTGCCACGGCGGGTCGGCGGCCGTCGCGATGGTCGTCGACGCCCTGATCGAACGGGGGGCGAGGGCCGTCGAGCCGTCGTCGTTCCTCGACGCCTCGACCCCGAGCCTCATCGAGGCCGCGGCGTGGCGCGACCTCGCCGGGGCCGGCACCCTGCGAACGGCCGAGATCCTGCTGGAGCAGGCCCAGGGGGCGCTCGACCGGGAGGTCGACGCGCTGCTCGCGGGGATCGCGGCGGAGGACCCGCAGACGAAGTCGAGACTCGATGCGTTGATGGAACGCGGGCGGGTCGGCCTGCGGCTCGTCGAGGGCTGGCGGGTGGTGATCGCGGGGCGGCCGAACGTGGGCAAGAGCCGGCTCCTGAACGCGATGGCGGGCTATTCCCGGGCGATCGTCTCGCCGAC includes:
- a CDS encoding EVE domain-containing protein; translation: MAYWLFKSEPDSYSYADLVRDGTTGWGGVRNYQARNLLRDSIRVGDGVLFYHSNADPAAVVGIAEVVEAGHPDPLAFDPDSHYHDPKSKPEAPTWFQVTIKPVRPIDPPLALARLREIPALVGMELLRKGSRLSVQPVSDAEWKVILDLAGIKATKKSRKG
- a CDS encoding GTPase is translated as MSDSGVGPSVCILTPTGRGAVAVVRVWGPGALEAADAAFRPAYGKNLAATPPRRPRFGRLGAGLGDEVVAVVLDGEPGGVEIQCHGGSAAVAMVVDALIERGARAVEPSSFLDASTPSLIEAAAWRDLAGAGTLRTAEILLEQAQGALDREVDALLAGIAAEDPQTKSRLDALMERGRVGLRLVEGWRVVIAGRPNVGKSRLLNAMAGYSRAIVSPTPGTTRDAVTIRTAFDGWPVELVDTAGVREADDLVERFGVERALRERARADLTLHVVDRSQPLEDADRTGSTDGPTLIVASKADLPAAWSPTEAFGPSPIVVVSAETGTGLDELDSAIARTLVPHPPDPGAAVPFRAEHRDALAAARDALEAGDAQAAVQALRALRRRP